Proteins found in one Neofelis nebulosa isolate mNeoNeb1 chromosome 3, mNeoNeb1.pri, whole genome shotgun sequence genomic segment:
- the LOC131506276 gene encoding sperm-associated antigen 11A-like, translating to MKVLFLFAVLFYLVQVNSGDIPPGIRDVICLTQHRTCRLFFCHFGEKKAEICSNPWNRCCVPSTEAEISNKLETVGKKREP from the exons ATGAAggtcctctttctttttgctgttctctTCTATCTGGTCCAAGTTAACTCAG GGGATATTCCACCTGGAATTAGAGATGTTATCTGCCTTACACAACACAGAACCTGCAGactttttttctgccattttggTGAGAAAAAGGCCGAGATCTGCTCCAATCCCTGGAACAGGTGCTGTGTACCAAGTACAGAGGcagaaataagtaataaactGGAGACGGTTGGCAAAAAAAGAGAACCCTGA
- the LOC131506050 gene encoding beta-defensin 103A-like: MAVSCNPYKVDEHTFPPSLSVLRSLPAMRICYLLFVLPFLFLMPVPGNGGIISLLQKQFCSLRSGRCALLTCLPKEEQIGRCSLSGRKCCRRKK; encoded by the exons ATGGCTGTGTCCTGCAATCCTTATAAAGTGGACGAACACACCTTCCCACCCAGTCTCAGCGTGCTGCGAAGCCTGCCGGCCATGAGAATCTGTTATCTCCTCTTCGTGTTGCCCTTCCTGTTCTTGATGCCTGTTCCAG GAAATGGAGGAATTATAAGCCTCCTGCAGAAGCAGTTTTGCAGTTTGAGAAGCGGCCGGTGCGCTCTGCTAACCTGCCTTCCAAAGGAGGAGCAAATAGGCCGATGCTCTCTCAGCGGCCGCAAGTGCTGccgaagaaagaaataa
- the LOC131506341 gene encoding sperm-associated antigen 11B-like: protein MKPSLSVFPSFLLVALLFPGLSGARNEDLQGTEGPREPREESPGQGTNGSHLLHHQEKRHILPRTPPYEEPEPDFKVVNCKKSEGYCQEYCNYMETQVGYCFKKKYACCLHQN, encoded by the exons ATGAAGCCATCCCTCTCTGTATTCCCCAGCTTCCTCCTTGTGGCTCTGCTGTTTCCAG GACTATCTGGAGCCAGAAATGAGGACCTTCAAGGCACTGAGGGTCCCAGAGAACCCAGGGAAGAGTCTCCTGGACAAGGAACAAACGGGTCTCATTTGTTACACCACCAAGAGAAACGCCACATCTTACCGCGTACTCCCCCTTATGAGG AACCGGAACCGGATTTCAAAGTGGTCAACTGCAAGAAAAGTGAAGGCTACTGTCAAGAATACTGTAATTATATGGAAACACAAGTGGGttactgctttaaaaagaaatacgcCTGCTGTTTACATCAGAACTGA